The Ailuropoda melanoleuca isolate Jingjing chromosome 15, ASM200744v2, whole genome shotgun sequence genomic sequence GAGCATGGCTCCCCAAGTTCCCATTGCCTCCCCATCCAGCATGAGCACGTTCTGGGAGGGGCTCTTAACTGAGAGGCCACTGCTGCCAGGCCCCCTTCCTCTATCCCCCCTTATTCTGcagtggaggcaggggagggcaggcgATGGGCTGAGGGGTGGCTGAGAGGTGGGGGGGGTTCCAGTCGATGTGCCCCTTCTGCAGCCCATCACGGCTCCAGGGGCTCCCCGGGCCCAGAGTGTGAAAGCGCCCCcttgctcctctccttcctcaaTGGTCTCACACATAATCACACCGGCTGCAAAAGTCCTAGAAGATGTTTGGGGAGGGGGTCAGTCAAACCCTCTCCCTCGTCTCTGAGCTGGTCTAGAAATAGATGCTGGAGTCGGAAAGCGGAGAAGAGAAGCACTTTATTTCTGGCCAGCCTGGGTTGGGGACTGGGCTTCCCCTCCCTCTTGCCCCTCCACCAGGCCCTGAGCCCAAATCCATCCATACAGAAGCCCCTCCTGCCATGTGAGGGGAAGGGCAGCAAGCAGCAGTACACAGAGGCTTTCTCCTTGGTGGGCCCAGGGTGCCAGAACCGCCAGGCAGGGCAGCCTGGAAGGCAGGAGGTaggcaaggaaggcttcctggaggaggcgccGGGATGCCAGGGGCCTGATGGCTGCAGGGAGCTGCCTGTGTGACCTCACTGGGTCAGGCAGTCCTCTTTGAGctgtgagggggcagagggagacctgGCGGGGGGGGGCTGCCGGGCTCACTGGTACTCATTGGGGGTAGACATCCTGTTTTGGCTTCTATAGGACATGTCCTCGTACACCACACATGCTGAGTTCTTATCCTTCGTGCAGCACAGTTTCTTGACCTGAAAGATAAAGCCTATCCTCATTGCACAGGGTCCAGCTCGTGCTGGGGCACCCTCTTTCTTCAAAGCATACCCCCTTAGGAAGCTTTCTGATTCCACTTTGAAACGCTGCTGGGCTTTGGGGCCTGCATGTCAGTTCACAAGGTTTCCTGAGGTTTCCTGAGCTGTCccaggccgggggtgggggtggcgagTAGGGTGGGGCATGGGAACAGAGTCTAGGGGGCAGTGGCAGGGAGGTGGAGGATGAAAGGGACCTTGCGCAGGgacctgggggtgggtgggctgtCTCAAGGGGACGTGGAGTTCGGCAAAGGCAAGTCGGCTACAAAGAGCTGAGTGACCAGGACAGAGCTGACCACTTCCTGGCACCTGTCTCTGTCAACCCCCCACTGCATGTTCACACCTGTTTACACCATTCTCACACCTACAGActcacacgcacatgcacacatactcgcacaagcacacacatgccTCCCCATGCTCTCTGAACGCCTCCCTggaccctcctcccacccctcaatGTCCGGCATCCTCCTGGGCCCATGCCCGTCCCTGCTCGTGGCTCCGGTTCTTGGGTTTCCCTCCCACCTCTGACTCTGCTTCTGAACCCTCAGGACTCCCAGGGACCCTGATGAGGGGATGGATGGGTCCTGCAGTTTCTCTGGGGCTtaaccctctccttccctccctgctttctTAGAGGAGCTGGCTTATAGGGACACAGGTGAAATCTGGGGGTTCACACTGACCTGTGTCTTCCTCAGCACACACACCGTCCCTATCCCCAGCCCGAGGAAGAAGCAGCTCACAGCCAGGACcacagggagggcagaggccagCTGAACCTTTTGGCACGAGTCTACCTCTTGGGACACCTTGTCTGTGAAGAGGAGTGGAGAGGCACGTGGCAGGTGATGGGTTCCAGGAGAGCCTTTGGGGTCCATGGACGGGctctggagtgggggtgggcaaTCCAGGGTGCTTCCTGGAGGCAGTGGGCTCAGGCTGGAAGGAACAACTCAAGCAGGTGTAGAGGACACTTCCGGGCAGACAAGGGCAGGTGGAGCCTGGCCTGCCCAGCAGGTGGGTGGAGTGGGTCCCAGGGTAGGCACATTCCTACCTGTCACCACCACCAAGGTGCCAGGGCCCCAGACCACGTCGTCCATGACCGCCTGGCAGGCGTAAGCGCCAGCGTCAGACAGCCGCAGGTGGCTCAGGGTGATGGTCAGGTTGTGCTGCAGCCCGGAGAAGCCGATACGACCTCGGAAGTGCTCATCTACGGTGGGCTGCTTCTTGTCTTCGTAGTAAATCACACTCGTGGGCTTCGGCCACCTTTGCTTCAGGTAGACCCCGGACAGGGGCCGGCTGGTGGAGCAGGTGATGTTGATGGAGCCCCCCTCTGGGGCAACGGTGTAGGGGGGGAACTGCCACAGCTCTGCAGGAAGGACCCCCTGCTGTCACCCCGGGCctggccagaggggaggagccCTCCTCTCTGCAGGGGACGGTGGCGGGACAGAGGGGCCCTGGGACAGCCCACTGTGGCCATGTCACCACAGTGAGGCATCTTGCCCTGGAGCAGCTCCAGTGGCCATCCCAGTGGCCGTACTGGAATGCTGATGGGGCCACGCCGGGGGCCCGCTGTCTGTGACCACTCCCCACACTGGGTCCCAGGGGAAGTTCGGGCTGCAGCTTCTTCCTTCCAAAGCAGCTGGTTTTTCACTGGGCAGCTCTGATCACTtctccccgcccctgccccttctccctctcttaacAGACTGCACCCAAGACAGCCGGAGGGGCTGtgctgtctccttctctccttccattgCTGGCTGCCTCACTGTCCCCATCATTTCCAGGCACCTAGAGCTGGTGGTTCTGTGGGGTGGGCACATCTTTGCTTGTCCGAGGGACACTCAGAAATGTCCCTGTCTGCCCAGCTGCGGCCCAGCAGAACTGGCTTCCTGGTGCAAGCATGAACCCTCTTCAATGTAATCCAACATCAGCTTCTCAGCAAGCTAAATTCtggagattcttttttcttttcttttcttttttttctgctgagtgtctccccgcctccccgccccctAATATTTCCATCTTATTGCAGAACTTTGCACATGtatctgttttaaaaagcaaactaacGGACAACATTCTCTCATAACCAAGGCAACCTTGTTAATTATAGAAAAGAGAATCCCCAgacatttaagtaaaaaaaaagaccagagcCATGCTGATTCTGCACCCAGACGTCACTCATAGGGGTGCTTTGCAGGGAGGTCACGCTCAGCATCCCAGACCACCCCCTTCCCGGGAAGGAACATCCCCAGGTtggggcacagagcctactttaGGGGAGCACAGTGGGGGACGTGGTGAGGCATGGGGAGGGCTTACCTTGGGTGGCGGGAGCCCTGAGCAGGGTACAGGTGAGTGTGAGGAGGACAGAGAGCAGTGGGAGCTCTGCGGCCATGCTCACTGCCTCCCTGCCCACCACAGACCCAGAGACAAGGGAAAGGCAGGGCCCTCTCTCACGGCTGGCTGAGACTCTTCCTGTCTGAAGCATTCAACTGCGTGCCACCAGCTCGAGGCACCGCCCCAAACCCCAAGCAATGATGCAAGGGCAGGAGGCAGTGACTGGTGGTCCAGGCAttccaggagggcttcctggaggtggtgccATGGGCGAGGGGAGGTGCTgagggccaggctgggaggggtggtcttcaccccctcccacccctccgcACTGGCCTGCTGAGTGCCCAATGGGTGACCAGTTGTCCTGGTCCCCCACTCCTGCTGTGTCTCCACAGGCCCAAGGTCGGGGGACAGGACCAGGAGAAAGCCAGGGGGGTCCCTGGGTGGGCTGGGTTCAGGCTCCAGATGCCCTGGGTCCGCTGGGTCACTTTCTGCTGAACCTGATTTATGCCCAGAAATCTGCTAGCCACCTGTTCTTTTCTACCTgtcattgtaaaaataaattctgtccctctctccctctccctttgcccctcgtCCCCACTCATCAGGATTGAGAAGCGGCAGCAGTCTGACTTAATCTGCATATGTCAGAGTACGTATAAGGGCAATATACGTTCATGCGGAGgtcaactaaagaaaaaaaaagagagagagaaaagaaacatgtcCTACAATTCAGTGAGCCATGCGTTGCGGGGGCGGGGTcgggaaggaggggagggccCTGGAGATAGGGGGCGGGGCCGCGGGAGAGCGGGGCGGGCCCTggaggcagggggcggggccgcCGAAGGCCGGGGCGGAGCCTGGAGGGAGGGCGTTGAAAGGCCCCGGG encodes the following:
- the CD7 gene encoding T-cell antigen CD7 produces the protein MLQTGRVSASRERGPCLSLVSGSVVGREAVSMAAELPLLSVLLTLTCTLLRAPATQELWQFPPYTVAPEGGSINITCSTSRPLSGVYLKQRWPKPTSVIYYEDKKQPTVDEHFRGRIGFSGLQHNLTITLSHLRLSDAGAYACQAVMDDVVWGPGTLVVVTDKVSQEVDSCQKVQLASALPVVLAVSCFFLGLGIGTVCVLRKTQVKKLCCTKDKNSACVVYEDMSYRSQNRMSTPNEYQ